Proteins from one Capricornis sumatraensis isolate serow.1 chromosome 2, serow.2, whole genome shotgun sequence genomic window:
- the ASB1 gene encoding ankyrin repeat and SOCS box protein 1: MAEGGGRAGPAPAGPNLKEWLREQFCDHPLEHCEDTRLHDAAYVGDLQTLRSLLQEESYRRYGADVDVNHHLTPDAQPPFSRRLTSLVVCPLYISAAYHNLQCFKLLLQAGANPDFNCNGPVNTQGFYRGSPGCVMDAVLRHGCEAAFVSLLVEFGANLNLVKWESLGPESRGRRKVDPEALQVFKEARSVPRSLLNLCRVAVRRALGKYRLHLIPSLPLPDPIKKFLLYE; the protein is encoded by the exons ATGGCGGAGGGCGGcgggcgggccgggccggcgcCCGCAG GTCCTAATCTGAAGGAGTGGCTGAGGGAGCAGTTCTGTGACCACCCGCTGGAGCACTGCGAGGACACGAGGCTGCACGACGCCGCCTACGTGGGGGACCTGCAGACCCTGCGGAGCCTGCTGCAGGAAGAGAGCTACCGGAG GTATGGGGCGGACGTCGATGTCAACCACCACTTGACTCCTGACGCCCAGCCCCCTTTCTCACGGAGGCTCACCTCCTTGGTGGTCTGCCCGCTGTACATCAGCGCTGCCTACCACAACCTGCAGTGCTTCAAGCTGCTGCTGCAGGCGGGGGCGAACCCGGACTTCAACTGCAACGGCCCCGTCAACACGCAGGGCTTCTACAGGGGCTCGCCCGGCTGCGTCATGGACGCCGTCCTGCGTCATGGCTGCGAGGCGGCCTTTGTCAGCCTGCTGGTGGAGTTTGGAGCCAACCTGAACCTGGTCAAGTGGGAGTCCTTGGGCCCAGAGTCgagaggcaggaggaaggtgGACCCCGAGGCGCTGCAGGTCTTTAAAGAAGCCAGAA GTGTCCCCAGGTCCCTGCTGAATCTGTGCCGTGTGGCTGTGAGAAGAGCGCTCGGCAAATACCGCCTCCATCTGATCCCCTCGCTGCCTCTGCCAGACCCCATAAAAAAGTTTCTGCTTTACGAGTAG